Proteins encoded by one window of Mesorhizobium sp. INR15:
- the metW gene encoding methionine biosynthesis protein MetW, producing MSVNDTQRVDLEVVADLIPPQSRVLDVGSGDGSLLELLQVTKQIDGRGLELSQRGVNECVARGLSVIQGDADKDLEFYPDKGFDFVVLSQTLQATRNPKLVLDELLRIGEHAIVSFPNFGHWRVRLSLFIKGRMPVTADLPYSWYDTPNIHFCTIRDFVNLCDELGATVEKATALDANGQKIGLSMPWWFWNFFGQQAVFLLKR from the coding sequence ATGAGCGTCAACGACACCCAGCGCGTCGACCTTGAGGTCGTCGCCGATCTGATCCCGCCGCAATCGCGGGTGCTCGATGTCGGCTCCGGCGACGGCTCTCTGCTCGAATTGCTGCAGGTCACCAAGCAGATCGACGGCCGTGGTCTCGAACTGTCGCAGCGTGGCGTCAACGAATGCGTCGCGCGCGGCCTCTCCGTCATCCAGGGCGACGCCGACAAGGATCTCGAATTCTACCCTGACAAGGGCTTTGATTTCGTCGTCCTGTCGCAGACCTTGCAGGCTACCCGCAACCCGAAGCTGGTTCTCGACGAACTGCTCAGGATCGGCGAGCACGCCATCGTCTCCTTCCCCAATTTCGGCCACTGGCGGGTGCGGCTGTCGCTGTTCATCAAGGGCCGCATGCCTGTGACCGCCGACCTGCCTTATTCCTGGTACGACACGCCCAACATCCACTTCTGCACCATCCGCGATTTCGTCAACCTGTGCGACGAGCTTGGCGCGACGGTGGAAAAGGCGACCGCGCTCGACGCCAACGGCCAGAAGATCGGCCTGTCGATGCCATGGTGGTTCTGGAATTTCTTCGGCCAGCAGGCAGTGTTTTTGCTGAAGCGCTAG
- a CDS encoding homoserine O-acetyltransferase, with translation MAALRAGKTNNEADQPSSPVLRFGADKPLKLDAGTLLSPFQIAYQTYGTLNDARSNAILVCHALTGDQHVANTNPVTGKPGWWEVLIGPGKIIDTNRFFVICSNVIGGCLGSTGPASTNPATGKPYGLDLPIITIRDMVRAQLMLVDHFGIEKLFCVLGGSMGGMQVLEWASSYPERVFSALPIATGARHSSQNIAFHEVGRQAVMADPDWHGGKYFEHGKRPEKGLAVARMAAHITYLSEAALHRKFGRNLQDREALTFGFDADFQIESYLRHQGMTFVDRFDANSYLYMTRSMDYFDLAADHGGRLADAFAATKTRFCLVSFTSDWLFPTEESRSIVHALNAAGASVSFVEIETDRGHDAFLLDEPELFAAINGFIGSAARARGLPL, from the coding sequence ATGGCCGCCCTGCGCGCTGGAAAAACCAACAACGAAGCCGACCAGCCGTCGAGCCCGGTGTTGCGCTTCGGCGCCGACAAGCCGCTGAAGCTCGATGCCGGCACGCTCCTGTCGCCGTTCCAGATCGCCTACCAGACCTATGGCACGCTCAACGACGCCCGCTCCAACGCCATTCTCGTCTGCCACGCGCTGACCGGCGACCAGCATGTCGCCAACACCAATCCGGTGACCGGCAAGCCCGGTTGGTGGGAAGTGCTGATCGGCCCCGGCAAGATCATCGACACCAACCGCTTTTTCGTCATCTGCTCCAACGTCATCGGTGGCTGTTTGGGATCGACTGGCCCGGCCTCCACCAATCCGGCCACCGGCAAGCCTTACGGCCTCGACCTGCCGATCATCACCATCCGCGACATGGTGCGGGCACAGCTGATGCTGGTCGATCATTTCGGCATCGAGAAGCTGTTTTGCGTTCTCGGCGGCTCGATGGGCGGCATGCAGGTGCTGGAATGGGCGTCTAGCTATCCCGAGCGCGTCTTCTCGGCGCTGCCGATCGCAACCGGCGCGCGCCATTCCTCGCAGAACATCGCCTTCCACGAGGTGGGCCGGCAAGCCGTCATGGCGGATCCCGACTGGCACGGCGGCAAGTATTTCGAGCACGGCAAGCGCCCGGAAAAGGGCCTGGCGGTGGCGCGCATGGCCGCCCACATCACCTATCTGTCGGAAGCCGCCCTGCACCGCAAATTCGGCCGCAACCTGCAGGACCGCGAAGCGCTCACCTTCGGCTTCGACGCCGACTTCCAGATCGAAAGCTATCTGCGCCACCAGGGCATGACCTTCGTCGATCGCTTCGACGCCAATTCCTATCTCTACATGACCCGTTCGATGGACTATTTCGACCTCGCCGCCGACCATGGCGGTCGGCTGGCCGATGCCTTCGCCGCGACAAAAACCCGTTTCTGCCTGGTTTCCTTCACCAGCGACTGGCTGTTTCCCACCGAGGAAAGCCGATCGATCGTGCATGCGCTGAACGCCGCCGGCGCCTCGGTGTCTTTCGTCGAGATCGAGACCGATCGTGGCCACGACGCCTTCCTGCTCGATGAGCCGGAACTGTTTGCCGCCATCAACGGCTTCATCGGCTCGGCCGCGCGAGCCAGAGGGCTTCCGCTATGA
- a CDS encoding prephenate/arogenate dehydrogenase family protein, whose product MASPMFEKIALVGIGLIGSSLARVIRREGLAGHVAISTRSATTLARAQELGLGDSYTTDAEEAVRDADLIIVSVPVGSSGAVAEEITPALKKGAILTDVGSTKASVIAQMQPHVPEGVHFIPGHPLAGTEKSGPDAGFADLFDNRWCIFTPLPDTDPDALERLSEFWRRCGANIDTMDPQHHDMTLAIVSHLPHIIAYNIVGTADDLESVTKTEVIKYSASGFRDFTRLAASDPTMWRDVCLHNKDAILEMLARFSEDLAFLQRAIRWGDGEKLFDLFTRTRAVRRSIIEAGQDIDVPDFGRQAVEHPKGS is encoded by the coding sequence ATGGCATCACCGATGTTTGAAAAGATCGCGCTGGTCGGCATCGGCCTGATCGGCTCGTCGCTGGCACGCGTCATCCGGCGCGAGGGCCTTGCCGGCCATGTCGCCATCTCGACACGCAGCGCCACCACGTTGGCGCGGGCGCAAGAGCTTGGGTTGGGCGATTCCTATACAACAGACGCGGAGGAAGCGGTCCGCGATGCCGACCTGATCATCGTCTCGGTGCCGGTCGGTTCCTCCGGCGCCGTGGCGGAAGAAATCACGCCGGCCCTGAAGAAAGGCGCAATCCTCACCGATGTCGGCTCGACCAAGGCATCGGTTATCGCGCAGATGCAGCCGCACGTGCCTGAGGGCGTGCATTTCATTCCCGGGCATCCGCTGGCGGGCACCGAGAAATCAGGCCCGGATGCGGGTTTTGCCGACCTGTTCGACAACCGCTGGTGCATCTTCACGCCGCTGCCGGACACCGATCCCGACGCGCTGGAGAGGCTTTCGGAATTCTGGCGCCGCTGCGGCGCCAACATCGACACGATGGACCCGCAGCACCACGACATGACGCTGGCCATCGTCTCGCACCTGCCGCACATCATCGCCTACAACATCGTCGGCACCGCCGATGACCTGGAATCGGTGACCAAGACGGAAGTCATCAAGTATTCCGCCTCCGGCTTCCGCGATTTCACCCGTCTGGCCGCTTCCGATCCGACCATGTGGCGCGATGTCTGCCTGCACAACAAGGATGCCATCCTCGAGATGCTGGCGCGGTTCTCGGAGGATCTTGCCTTCCTGCAGCGGGCGATCCGCTGGGGCGATGGCGAAAAGCTGTTTGACCTGTTTACCCGCACCCGCGCCGTGCGCCGCTCGATCATCGAGGCCGGCCAGGACATCGATGTTCCTGACTTCGGTCGCCAGGCAGTCGAACATCCGAAAGGGAGCTGA
- the hisC gene encoding histidinol-phosphate transaminase codes for MTQTPDKARPAPRAGILDIEAYVPGKSAAPAGVDRVYKLSANENPLGPSPKAIEAAREVAAKLDVYPDGTARRLREAIAEVHGLNPANIICSNGSDEILGLLAQTYLAPGDEAIITEHAFMVYKIYIQAAGGVPVTIKETDERADIDAILAAVTPRTKIVFLANPNNPTGTYVPFHEVRRLHAGLPKNVLLVLDAAYAEYVRRNDYEAGIELVGSAENAVMTRTFSKIGLGGARIGWMYAPAHIVDAINRIRGPFNVNATAIEAGIAAIRDRVHVERSVRHNETWLTWLSEQMIGLGLRVTPSVGNFILVHFPDDKKHSAAAADDYLTARGYILRRVSGYGFPNALRMSIGTEEANRGVIAALTTFLKS; via the coding sequence ATGACCCAGACACCTGACAAGGCACGTCCAGCACCGCGCGCGGGCATCCTTGACATCGAGGCCTATGTGCCCGGCAAAAGTGCCGCGCCCGCCGGTGTCGACAGAGTCTACAAGCTGTCGGCCAACGAGAACCCGCTTGGCCCTTCGCCGAAGGCAATCGAGGCCGCGCGCGAGGTTGCCGCCAAGCTCGATGTCTACCCGGATGGCACGGCCCGGCGCCTGCGCGAGGCGATCGCCGAAGTGCATGGCCTCAACCCGGCGAACATCATCTGCTCGAACGGGTCCGACGAAATCCTCGGCCTGCTGGCGCAGACCTATCTGGCGCCTGGCGATGAGGCCATCATCACCGAACACGCCTTCATGGTCTACAAGATCTACATCCAGGCGGCGGGCGGCGTTCCGGTGACGATCAAGGAAACCGATGAGCGCGCCGACATCGATGCCATTCTGGCCGCCGTGACGCCGCGCACGAAAATCGTCTTTCTCGCCAACCCCAACAATCCGACCGGCACTTATGTGCCGTTCCACGAGGTGCGCCGCCTGCATGCCGGCCTGCCGAAGAACGTGCTTCTGGTGCTGGACGCAGCCTATGCCGAATATGTGCGGCGCAACGACTATGAAGCCGGCATCGAACTGGTGGGAAGCGCCGAGAACGCGGTCATGACCCGAACCTTCTCCAAGATCGGCCTCGGCGGCGCGCGGATCGGCTGGATGTACGCGCCGGCGCATATCGTCGATGCCATCAACCGGATACGCGGCCCGTTCAACGTCAACGCCACCGCGATCGAGGCCGGCATCGCGGCGATCCGCGACCGCGTCCATGTCGAGCGCAGCGTGAGGCACAACGAAACATGGCTGACCTGGCTGAGCGAACAGATGATTGGACTGGGGCTGAGGGTGACGCCAAGCGTCGGCAATTTCATTCTCGTTCACTTTCCCGACGACAAGAAACATTCGGCGGCGGCGGCGGACGACTATCTGACGGCGCGCGGCTACATCCTGCGGCGCGTTTCCGGCTACGGTTTTCCCAATGCGCTGCGCATGAGCATCGGCACCGAAGAAGCCAATCGCGGCGTCATCGCCGCGCTCACGACATTCCTGAAAAGCTAG
- a CDS encoding DUF1330 domain-containing protein — protein MTAYAVAHMRQATMGPQLVEYLHRIDATLEPFGGRFLVHGGDVEAVENDWPGHLIIIEFPDRQHVRGWYGSPAYQEILALRTDNSLSNVVFADGVEHPHKATDVLK, from the coding sequence ATGACCGCTTACGCAGTTGCCCATATGCGCCAGGCCACGATGGGGCCGCAGCTCGTCGAATATCTGCACAGGATCGATGCCACGCTGGAGCCGTTTGGCGGCCGCTTCCTGGTTCATGGCGGCGATGTCGAGGCGGTCGAGAACGACTGGCCCGGCCACCTCATCATCATCGAGTTTCCAGACCGTCAGCATGTGCGCGGATGGTATGGCTCTCCGGCCTACCAGGAGATCCTGGCGCTGCGTACCGACAATTCCCTGTCCAATGTGGTGTTCGCCGACGGCGTCGAACATCCGCACAAGGCCACGGATGTTCTGAAGTAG
- a CDS encoding DUF1194 domain-containing protein, with protein sequence MLDALSLLACLTCAQAAPLAVPAKAVAVDVELVLAVDISLSMDEKEFALQRAGYVEALRHADFIRAVREGTTGRIAIAYFEWAGTVRDDAVVAWQIIDSAESANAFADKIAARPFRSFRGTSISGALAFGTNLFDGTGFEGERSVIDISGDGPNNIGPPVTATRDAAVAKGIVVNGLPILISPSPTFKHLDEYYAQCVTGGPGSFVLPIYAASEFSTAIRRKLVLEVSGIGGEARIIPADAAAPIDCLQGERDRRLLSDPYFPELDR encoded by the coding sequence ATGCTTGACGCCCTCAGCTTGCTTGCCTGCCTGACCTGCGCCCAGGCGGCACCTCTTGCCGTGCCGGCCAAGGCCGTCGCCGTGGATGTCGAACTTGTGCTGGCCGTCGATATCTCGCTGTCCATGGACGAGAAGGAGTTCGCCCTGCAGCGCGCCGGGTATGTCGAGGCGCTGCGTCATGCCGATTTCATCAGGGCCGTTCGAGAGGGCACTACCGGCCGTATCGCGATCGCCTATTTCGAATGGGCAGGCACGGTGCGTGACGATGCGGTGGTGGCCTGGCAAATCATCGACAGTGCCGAGAGCGCCAACGCCTTCGCCGACAAGATAGCCGCACGACCTTTCCGCAGTTTTCGCGGCACCTCGATTTCCGGCGCACTTGCTTTCGGCACAAATCTTTTCGACGGAACCGGCTTCGAGGGTGAGCGCAGCGTCATCGATATTTCAGGCGACGGCCCCAACAACATTGGGCCGCCTGTCACCGCCACACGTGATGCGGCGGTGGCGAAAGGCATTGTCGTCAATGGCCTGCCGATCCTGATCAGCCCGTCGCCGACCTTCAAACATCTCGACGAGTATTATGCGCAATGCGTGACCGGAGGTCCCGGTTCGTTCGTATTGCCGATCTATGCGGCGTCGGAGTTCTCGACTGCCATTCGCCGCAAGCTGGTCCTCGAAGTGAGCGGTATCGGCGGTGAGGCCAGGATCATCCCGGCCGATGCGGCAGCACCGATCGATTGCCTTCAGGGCGAGCGCGACCGACGGCTTTTGTCGGATCCGTATTTCCCCGAGCTCGACCGCTGA
- a CDS encoding sugar kinase yields the protein MARAVKLLSVGVLTLDTILRVETLPVHQGKFIASDGVQIASGMATSAACAARRLGAEVSLWASAGDDAVGDQLVAGIEAEGVDCSLVRRVAGARSALAAILVDAHGERIIVPFYDGKAQADPEALPLPDLAAFDAVLADVRWPGAAALALTAARASGRPAILDADTAPLSVLERLLPLASHIVASEPAARIVCGQALDPETACADLASRTDAFVAVTGGSAGTWWHDRQAGCVRHVAAPRVKAVDTLAAGDVFHGAFALAMAEAMPAEQALRFASAAAALKCQRFGGRLGAPDRAETMAMVAATWPATQQ from the coding sequence ATGGCAAGAGCGGTGAAGTTGCTGAGCGTTGGCGTCTTGACGCTGGATACGATCCTGCGCGTGGAGACGCTCCCCGTCCATCAGGGAAAGTTCATTGCCTCCGACGGCGTCCAGATCGCCTCCGGCATGGCCACCAGTGCCGCCTGTGCCGCGCGCCGTCTCGGCGCCGAAGTGTCGCTCTGGGCGAGCGCGGGTGATGACGCCGTTGGCGACCAGCTTGTTGCGGGCATCGAGGCGGAAGGCGTCGACTGCAGTCTCGTCCGCCGTGTTGCCGGCGCGCGCTCGGCCCTCGCCGCGATCCTGGTCGACGCGCATGGCGAGCGCATCATCGTGCCGTTTTACGATGGCAAGGCGCAGGCCGATCCCGAAGCCCTGCCCTTGCCCGATCTCGCGGCATTCGACGCCGTGCTGGCCGACGTGCGCTGGCCGGGTGCCGCCGCGCTTGCCCTCACCGCCGCGCGCGCCAGCGGGCGCCCGGCCATCCTCGATGCCGACACCGCGCCTCTGTCAGTGCTCGAGCGGTTGCTGCCGCTCGCCTCGCACATCGTCGCCTCGGAGCCGGCGGCGCGCATTGTCTGCGGCCAAGCGTTGGACCCTGAGACCGCTTGCGCCGACCTCGCCTCGCGCACCGACGCCTTTGTCGCGGTGACCGGTGGCAGTGCGGGAACCTGGTGGCATGACAGACAGGCCGGTTGTGTGCGCCACGTCGCGGCGCCAAGGGTCAAGGCGGTGGACACGCTGGCAGCCGGCGACGTCTTTCACGGCGCCTTTGCCTTGGCGATGGCCGAAGCCATGCCGGCCGAACAGGCCTTGCGCTTTGCCAGCGCCGCCGCCGCGCTCAAATGCCAGCGCTTCGGCGGCAGGCTGGGCGCGCCGGACCGCGCCGAGACAATGGCCATGGTCGCGGCGACCTGGCCTGCAACGCAACAATGA